In Candidatus Babeliales bacterium, the DNA window TTTTATTAATAATTCAGAGTCAGAGATAATCAACAAAAGATCATCAGCAAATAACAATGGCTTGCAGAAAAAAAGACCAAGTAATAAGGCAAAATATTCCGCTTCATTATTTGTTTTAATGCCCAAATAAAAACCTTCCTGATAAACTGGCTCGCCATCTTTTAATAAATAAATACCGGCACCAGCTTGACCAGGATTATTACGAGAAGCACCATCGATAAAAAGTTTCCACTCTGAAGCTTCTTGTTTTATAGGTTGTATTGGCTCAGTGCAATTTTGCAAAAAATTAAGTTGTTTCATAAAAGGTACTAATTTTATGCTAAAGTTTCTACTGGATAATATAAAAATCTAAAACAATCTTTGCACTGTAATAATTTTCCGCGTTTTAAATCTGCAAGATCTTGTTTAGTTACGGGATAAAAGCAAGCACTACAGCTATTTTGCGCGACAGGTATTATTGGATTAGAAACTTGCTTATGCATAGTATGATATTTTTCTAAAAGCTCTTCTGGAATTCCTTTTAATTTTTCATCTCGCTGTTCTTGTCTTTGCTTATATTCCGTTTGCAATTGTTCAACTTTTTTCATTTTCTCTGCCATAACAGTATCTAATGAAGTCATTTTTGCATCACAAAATTCTTGTTTTGTTTTTAAATCTTGTTCTGCTTGTTCTAATTTTTTCCAGGCTCCAATTAAATCTTCTTCAAGATCATGTTGCTTTTTCTTTAATTGCTGAATTTCTTTTGCTAGAGACTCATATTCACGCTGATTACTTGCCGCATCTTGTTGTAACCGTTTAGTTTTTTCTAAATCATCGAGCTCTTTCATTGTTAGTTCTTTGATATCAACCTCTTTGCGAATATCACGCCTATGTATTTTTGCTCGCTCTAAAGCAACCTGGCACAATTGCATTTCGTCTTGGCTTTTTTCGAGTTCCTTTTGCAGGATTTCAATATTGCGCTGGATAGATAAAAGTTCTTGATCAAAGGTAACTAAACTGATTAAGCGTTGGAGAGGATTTTCATTCATGAAACAATCCTTCTTTTTGTGTATGATACAGCTTTATCTTTTAATGGTGGGCCCACCAGGATTTGAACCTGGGACCTCTCGGTTATGAGCCGATTGCTCTAACCGCTGAGCTATGGGCCCCTTGCGGCAAATAGAAATATTTCTATTTCATTAAATAGGATAAAGGCAAAAACTCTTTTTGCCAAGCAAAATCTAGCACGAAATAATAACTTTAAACTATACTTAAAAGAAAATCTTTCATTCGCATACTATAAGCCCATTCATTATCATACCAGCCACTCACTGAAGCAATATTACCCACCACTTGCGTCATAAGTCCATCGATAATCACAGAATAATTTGAACCAATAAAATCACTGGAAACGAGTGGTTCCATAGTAATATCAAGAATACCTTTCAAATTCGTTGTTGCAGCATTGGTAAAACAATCATTAATACTTTCTGCTGATAATTCTTTATTAAAATTAAAGGAAATAGTTAGATAAGAAACAATACCTACTGGCACCCGAATGGCACAGGCATCAACTTTTCCCTTTAATTCGGGAATTATTTTTCCTACCATTTTAGCAGCACCAGTCGTTGTTGGCACAATATTTAATGCTGCTGCACGGGAACGGCGAGGATCTTTTTCATCCACATCGAGTAATACTTGAGAATTAGTATAAGCATGCGCCGTGGTCATATAACCGTTTTCAAGCCCACAATCAGCGTGCAACACTTTTAACATAGGCAAAAAGGCATTTGTTGTGCAGCTGCCCAGCGAAATAATACGATGTTTTTGACTGTCATATGCATGATCATTAACACCAGGAATAATTGATACATCTTCATCATGGGCTGGCGCTGAAATAAGCACTGATTTTGCACCAGATTTCAAATGTTTTTGTGCTTCTTCTCTTTTGGTAAATTGACCGGTACATTCAACTATCCAATCGATATCATATTTTTTCCAATTGATTTGTAATGGATCTAATTCTTGTATAATTTCAATTTCATGCCCATCTACTATAAGTATATTTTCTTTTTGCTCCACCGTACCTGAATATTGGCCCATGATGGTATCATATTTAAATAAAAGCGCGACATTCTTAAGAGTACCTGGTCCAATATTGATAGCGACAATTTTTATTTTTTGCAACGCGATAGGATCAACCATAATAGTACGCAAAAAACTTTTTCCTATACGTCCAAATCCATTAATAGAAATCTTAATCATTATTCCCCTTTTTTGATATTATTACTGATGCCATTCTTTTACCATATTTAATATATTTATTTCTATATTATAAGCGGTACGTGGCATTTCCATAATAATTGGCACATTACATAATTTCTCATGCAAAATAAAATTTTTTAATGCCGCAGTGCCTATTTTGCCTTGTCCAAGCACTGCGTGTCGATCACGTTTAAAACCTAATTTTTCTTGCGAATCATTTAAATGAATGAGACCAATCGCATCACCTACTGTTTTATTTAATAAATACATAAAATCATTTTGTGCATTTATATCAGCAATATCATAACCAAAAGCATAAGCATGGGCCGTATCCAAACAAAATAAAACTTTTTCTGGAAATGCTAATTTTTCACGTATTATTTTAAAATCATGCAAATCACTGCCTATGCTCAAACTACCATGCGCAGTATTTTCTAAAACTATGGTGATATCGTTCTCATTTTTCAATATGTCATTGAGAACGCGTACTAAACAATCAATTCCTTTTTTGTGTTCATTCCATCCTATTGCTGAACCCGGATGTAGAATATAATGAGTAAATTGCAAACGCTTAGCAATATCTATTTCTTTTAATAATAAACGCTTAGCGTGTTCACAACGAATTCCCGATATGTTTATCCAATAGGCACCATGAATATATAATGTATCAAATAATGGACGTAATGCTACAAACTCTTTGACTTCTTTATCAGACAATGAAAGGTATTTTTTTGTTATTTGATGAATTAAAAAACATTGAAACGTTTTTAACCCCAAATGTGCTGCTCGTTGTGCGGTTTCTATCAATGAATCAATAATTCGTAAATGCAAGCCAATTTTTCTCATACTATTGATAAAGTTCCTTATATAATTCTTCTTTCGTAAAGTATGGTGTTAAAGCTTGCAAAAAATCTTTTTTCAAAAGATTTAATCCATCGGCCGAATCTGATTCAAAGCGCAAACAAATAACCGGCTGCGTATTTGAGGATCTTACGAGTCCCCAACCATGTTGCATAGCAACGCGAATACCATCAATAGTTATTACTTCAGCTTGTACATCCTTAGCAAAGTATTCTTTTACCGAATCTACAATTTCATCCATTTTCTCTTGTGGACATGCAATACGAATTTCTGGTGTTGCATACTTTTGAGGAAAAATTGTAAGTAGTTCATCTAATGATTTTTGTGAATCTTGTAATAATTCAAAAAGCCTTAACGCCGCATAAATACCATCATCGTACCCAAAATAACGATCTTTAAAAAAGAAATGACAACTTAATTCTCCTGCTAATAATGCATCTTGTTTTTTTAATTGATCCTTTATAATTGAATGGCCGGATGCCGAAATACATGGCTTACCTCCCCATTGATTAATAAGATCAGAAAGGGCTGATGAACATTTT includes these proteins:
- a CDS encoding ribonuclease HI family protein, with amino-acid sequence MKQLNFLQNCTEPIQPIKQEASEWKLFIDGASRNNPGQAGAGIYLLKDGEPVYQEGFYLGIKTNNEAEYFALLLGLFFCKPLLFADDLLLIISDSELLIKQMKNQYKVRKPELKKMYNLAVILLENINYSLCHVKREYNKQADKLANKGVDKGSVVPKEFMSLARSHEIAL
- a CDS encoding glyceraldehyde 3-phosphate dehydrogenase NAD-binding domain-containing protein, encoding MIKISINGFGRIGKSFLRTIMVDPIALQKIKIVAINIGPGTLKNVALLFKYDTIMGQYSGTVEQKENILIVDGHEIEIIQELDPLQINWKKYDIDWIVECTGQFTKREEAQKHLKSGAKSVLISAPAHDEDVSIIPGVNDHAYDSQKHRIISLGSCTTNAFLPMLKVLHADCGLENGYMTTAHAYTNSQVLLDVDEKDPRRSRAAALNIVPTTTGAAKMVGKIIPELKGKVDACAIRVPVGIVSYLTISFNFNKELSAESINDCFTNAATTNLKGILDITMEPLVSSDFIGSNYSVIIDGLMTQVVGNIASVSGWYDNEWAYSMRMKDFLLSIV
- a CDS encoding deoxyribonuclease IV; translated protein: MRKIGLHLRIIDSLIETAQRAAHLGLKTFQCFLIHQITKKYLSLSDKEVKEFVALRPLFDTLYIHGAYWINISGIRCEHAKRLLLKEIDIAKRLQFTHYILHPGSAIGWNEHKKGIDCLVRVLNDILKNENDITIVLENTAHGSLSIGSDLHDFKIIREKLAFPEKVLFCLDTAHAYAFGYDIADINAQNDFMYLLNKTVGDAIGLIHLNDSQEKLGFKRDRHAVLGQGKIGTAALKNFILHEKLCNVPIIMEMPRTAYNIEINILNMVKEWHQ